The Pollutimonas sp. M17 sequence TAGTGCGTGACCATGCCCGGAAACACCATGACGGCGGCGACCATGAGGATCTGTATGCAGATGAACGGCACCGAACCCCAATAGATCTGGCCGGTGGTGACCTTGGGAATCAACTTGCCGGTCACACGGTCATGATAATCCTCTTTGGGGGCCACCGACCGCAAATAGAACAGGGCGAAGCCGAAAGGCGGATGCATGAAGGACGTTTGCATGTTTACGGCAAGCAGCACGCCGAACCAGATAAGATCTATGCCCATTTTCTCGGCTACGGGCCCAAGCAGCGGAATGATGATGAAGGCCAGTTCGAAGAAATCGAGAAAGAAGGCCAGGAAAAAGGTCAGAACGCTGACGACGATGAGGAAGCCCCACTCGCCGCCCGGCAGGCCGATAAGCAGGTGCTCGACCCAGAGGTCGCCGTTCACGCCCCGGAAGCTCAGGCTGAATACCGTGGAGCCGACCAGGATGAAGACCACGAAGCATGACAGCTTGGTGGTGGTGTCCATGGCCTGCTTGAGCAGCGCGAAGGAAAAGCGTCCGCGCGACACGGCCATGACCAGCGCGCCGACGGCGCCCATGGCCCCGCCCTCGGTGGGGGTGGCCACGCCGATGAAAATGGTGCCCAGTACCAGGAAGATGAGAAACAGGGGCGGAATCATGACGAAGGTGACGCGCTCGGCGATCTCGGACAGCAGGCCCAGGCGCAATACCTTGTTGACCAGGGCGATGACCAGGGCGGTGATGCCCCAGGCCATCAGACTGATCACCACCCGCTCGTCCACCGGCACCTGCGTATGCTCGCTGAAGTAATGCTGGGTGGCGAAATACGATACCGTGGAGGCGATGATGGTCAGTACCAGCAGCGAACGCAAGCCCCGGCTGCCGTCCGGCTTGACGTAAATGCGCGCCTCTTCGGGCAGGGCCGGCGCGCTGGAGGGCCGGATGAAGGAAACCGCCAGGACATAGACGATATAGGAGCCGGCCAGCAGCATCCCCGGCACCATCGCGCCCCGGTACATGTCGCCGATGGAGCGGCCCAGCTGGTCGGCCAGGATGATGAGCACCAGCGACGGGGGAATGATCTGCGACAAGGTGCCCGACGCGGCGATGACCCCCGAGGCCAGCCTGCGGTCATAGCCGTAGCGCAGCATGATGGGCAGCGAGATGAGGCCCATGGAGATCACTGATGCCGAAACCACGCCGGTGGTGGCCGCCAGCATGGCGCCCACCAGCACCACGGCAATCGCCAGGCCGCCGCGTATGGGGCCGAACAGCTGCCCCACGGTTTCAAGGAGGTCTTCGGCCATGCCGGAGCGTTCGAGTATGAGGCCCATCAGCGTGAAGAAAGGCACGGCCAGCAGCGTATCGTTGGCCACGATGCCGAAGACACGCTGCGGCAGGGCCTGGAACAGGGCGGGCTGCATCAGGCCCAGGTCGATGGCGACCAGCCCGTACAGGATGCCGTTGGCGGCCAGTGAAAACGCAA is a genomic window containing:
- a CDS encoding TRAP transporter large permease; amino-acid sequence: MEFFVDNLAPIMFINLIVFLLLGFPVAFSLAANGILYGLVAIDLGLMQPALFQALPQRVFGIVANDTLLAVPFFTLMGLILERSGMAEDLLETVGQLFGPIRGGLAIAVVLVGAMLAATTGVVSASVISMGLISLPIMLRYGYDRRLASGVIAASGTLSQIIPPSLVLIILADQLGRSIGDMYRGAMVPGMLLAGSYIVYVLAVSFIRPSSAPALPEEARIYVKPDGSRGLRSLLVLTIIASTVSYFATQHYFSEHTQVPVDERVVISLMAWGITALVIALVNKVLRLGLLSEIAERVTFVMIPPLFLIFLVLGTIFIGVATPTEGGAMGAVGALVMAVSRGRFSFALLKQAMDTTTKLSCFVVFILVGSTVFSLSFRGVNGDLWVEHLLIGLPGGEWGFLIVVSVLTFFLAFFLDFFELAFIIIPLLGPVAEKMGIDLIWFGVLLAVNMQTSFMHPPFGFALFYLRSVAPKEDYHDRVTGKLIPKVTTGQIYWGSVPFICIQILMVAAVMVFPGMVTHYKHEDTGVDPSTVQFGTTNAYGSDSYGGEGGGFGDAGAAFK